One stretch of Anabas testudineus chromosome 24, fAnaTes1.2, whole genome shotgun sequence DNA includes these proteins:
- the extl3 gene encoding exostosin-like 3 yields MQRNGVGVGAGGQPWVLRRVRLTWLSFMLFFILVFFPLIAHYYLTTIDEAGGPDKRIFGPRPGGELCEAKHVQDLCRIRESVSEELLQLEAKRQELNGEIARLNLRIEACKRSIDSAKQDLLQLKNVISQTEHSYKELMAQNQPKLSLPVRLLPDKEDPGLPPPKSARSCRLRSCFDYARCPLTSGFPVYVYDTGSYPWGDYIDPLVKQAFAASVKSNIYITNNPSIACLYLVLVGELQESSSSSLPFPSELEKQLKALPYWRSDGHNHLLVHLSRKSMTQNFLYNVSTGRAAVAQSTFLEQQYREGFDLVVSPLVHALSEPNFLEVPPQVPVKRKYLFTFQGERVESLRSSLQEAPPQSFEEEMEGDPPADYDDRIIGTLKAVQDSHLDQVLVEFTCKNPRPSLPTEWALCGEREDRLEVLKTSTFALVIAPGDGQLVASAGCGTRLFEALEVGAIPVVLGDHSKLPYHQFIHWTEAAIIVPKPRVTELHFLLRSLSDSDMLAMRRQGRFLWETYFSTSENVLNTILGSIRTSIQVPAAPIKEEPAHEIPHKAGKLAGTDANLADNGDLDLGPVETEPPYASPRFLRNFTYTAVDTYRTWNRAPGPFHLFPHTPLDPVLPSEAKFLGSGTGFRPIGGGTGGSGKEFQAALGGNVPREQFTVVMLTYEREEVLMNSLERLNGLPYLNKVVVVWNSPKPPSDDLLWPDIGLPIVVVRTEKNSLNNRFLPWDAVETEAILSIDDDAHLRHDEIMFGFRVWREARDRIVGFPGRYHAWDVNHQSWLYNSNYSCELSMVLTGAAFFHKYYAYLYSYVMPQAIRDMVDEYINCEDIAMNFLVSHITRKPPIKVTSRWTFRCPGCPQALSHDDSHFHERHKCINFFVKVYGYMPLLYTQFRVDSVLFKTRLPHDKTKCFKFI; encoded by the exons ATGCAGAGAAACGGGGTTGGGGTGGGTGCTGGAGGCCAGCCATGGGTTTTGCGGCGTGTGCGCCTCACATGGCTTAGTTTCATGCTCTTCTTCATCCTGGTCTTCTTTCCACTCATTGCCCATTACTACCTCACTACTATAGATGAAGCTGGGGGTCCGGATAAGCGTATCTTTGGACCACGACCTGGCGGCGAACTGTGCGAGGCCAAACATGTGCAGGACCTTTGCCGCATTCGTGAGTCCGTcagtgaggagctgctgcaACTGGAGGCCAAGAGGCAGGAGCTCAATGGGGAGATTGCTCGACTCAACCTGCGCATCGAGGCCTGCAAGCGCAGCATTGACAGCGCCAAGCAggatctgctgcagctgaagaatGTTATCAGCCAAACAGAGCATTCCTATAAAGAACTAATGGCCCAGAACCAGCCCAAGCTGTCATTGCCTGTGAGGCTGCTGCCAGACAAGGAGGATCCAGGACTGCCTCCACCCAAGTCTGCACGTTCTTGCCGCCTGCGCTCCTGCTTCGACTATGCGCGCTGCCCTCTTACATCAGGGTTTCCTGTGTATGTCTATGACACAGGCTCCTACCCATGGGGGGACTATATTGACCCACTGGTGAAGCAGGCTTTTGCAGCATCAGTTAAGAGCAACATTTACATAACCAATAACCCGAGCATTGCCTGTTTGTATTTGGTGCTGGTTGGGGAACTACAAgaatcctcctcatcctcactgCCATTTCCTTCAGAGCTAGAGAAACAACTGAAGGCATTACCATACTGGAGATCCGACGGACACAATCACTTACTGGTGCATCTCTCTAGAAAGTCCATGACACAGAACTTCCTGTATAATGTTAGCACAGGACGAGCAGCAGTTGCTCAGTCCACCTTCTTAGAGCAGCAGTACCGTGAGGGCTTTGACTTGGTTGTGTCCCCACTAGTTCATGCTCTTTCTGAACCAAACTTTTTGGAAGTGCCCCCCCAAGTTCCTGTCAAGAGGAAGTACCTCTTCACCTTCCAGGGGGAGAGGGTGGAGTCACTGAGGAGCAGCTTACAGGAAGCACCACCTCAGTCTTTTGAGGAGGAAATGGAAGGAGACCCACCAGCTGACTATGATGACCGCATTATTGGCACTTTAAAGGCAGTGCAAGACAGTCACTTGGATCAGGTACTTGTGGAGTTCACCTGTAAGAACCCAAGGCCAAGTTTGCCAACTGAGTGGGCTCTttgtggagaaagagaggacagGCTGGAGGTGCTTAAGACTTCTACTTTTGCCTTGGTGATTGCTCCAGGTGATGGACAGCTGGTGGCCTCAGCAGGCTGTGGAACGAGGCTTTTTGAGGCTCTAGAGGTGGGAGCTATCCCGGTTGTACTGGGAGACCACTCAAAACTCCCTTACCACCAGTTTATCCACTGGACTGAAGCTGCAATTATTGTCCCCAAGCCTCGTGTCACAGAGTTACACTTCCTGCTGCGCAGTTTATCAGATAGTGACATGTTAGCTATGAGGCGGCAGGGCCGCTTTCTGTGGGAGACCTACTTCTCCACCTCAGAGAATGTTCTTAACACCATCTTGGGCAGCATCAGGACCAGCATCCAAGTTCCTGCTGCACCCATCAAAGAGGAGCCTGCCCACGAGATTCCACACAAAGCTGGGAAGCTGGCAGGAACTGATGCTAACCTGGCTGATAATGGTGATTTGGATTTAGGTCCAGTTGAAACAGAACCTCCGTACGCTTCTCCACGCTTTCTCCGCAACTTCACATACACAGCTGTAGATACCTATAGGACATGGAACCGGGCCCCAGGGCCTTTCCATCTGTTTCCTCACACTCCTCTTGACCCTGTGCTGCCCTCTGAAGCCAAATTCCTTGGCTCTGGAACCGGTTTCAGGCCTATAGGTGGAGGTACTGGAGGTTCGGGGAAAGAGTTTCAGGCAGCTTTAGGAGGGAATGTTCCCCGGGAACAGTTCACTGTGGTCATGCTGACTTATGAGAGGGAGGAGGTCTTGATGAACTCTCTGGAGAGGTTGAATGGACTGCCATATCTTAACAAAGTTGTGGTGGTGTGGAACTCTCCGAAGCCTCCTTCAGATGACCTGCTGTGGCCCGACATCGGCCTGCCCATCGTG GTTGTTCgcacagagaaaaacagtctCAACAACCGCTTCCTGCCCTGGGACGCAGTGGAAACCGAAGCCATCTTGTCGATTGATGATGATGCTCATCTGCGCCATGATGAGATCATGTTTGGATTCAG AGTGTGGCGTGAGGCAAGAGATCGCATTGTGGGTTTCCCTGGGAGATATCATGCATGGGACGTCAACCATCAGTCCTGGCTCTACAACTCGAACTACTCCTGTGAGCTCTCCATGGTCCTGACAGGAGCTGCCTTCTTCCATAAG tacTACGCCTATCTGTACTCCTACGTGATGCCTCAGGCCATCAGGGACATGGTGGACGAGTACATAAACTGTGAGGACATCGCCATGAACTTCCTGGTGTCTCACATCACCCGCAAACCACCCATCAAG GTAACATCACGCTGGACTTTCCGCTGTCCTGGTTGCCCTCAGGCCCTTTCACACGATGACTCACATTTCCACGAGCGCCACAAGTGCATAAACTTCTTTGTCAAGGTGTATGGATACATGCCACTGCTGTACACTCAGTTTCGTGTAGACTCTGTTCTGTTTAAGACCCGTTTACCCCATGATAAAACCAAGTGCTTCAAGTTCATCTAA